From the genome of Vicia villosa cultivar HV-30 ecotype Madison, WI linkage group LG2, Vvil1.0, whole genome shotgun sequence, one region includes:
- the LOC131649575 gene encoding uncharacterized protein LOC131649575 — protein sequence MPSTRSRSEDLALPIPEPERFITVSRRLRRTRTLVPTLTSEPVEESTMGEQSRPLKSYAIPSQAEPHNSIASPAIEANNFELKPSLLSAVQQNQFSGNATEDPNLHLSVFLQYADTLKANNVSSEAIRLRLFPFSLRDRARAWLQSLPANSVTTWNELKKVFLARYFPPSKTAMLRAQINGFRQKDNESLFEAWERYKDMLRLCPHHGLEQWLIIHTFYYGLLYNTRLTIDAAAGGALMDKEYADAYTLIESMAQNHYQWGSERAQSEKNSGEKSSTKSGTYEISSLDRVNAKVDALTQKIENFTIAPVAAVVAVSPNCEICGMSGHAAPECQLLAGVSPEPVNYAQGNPYSNTYNLGWKNHPNFSYKNNNALYAPGQAPSLATKVDVLATHNKMLETQISQVAQQQAPTAAPAGTFPGQPQPNPKGHAHAIILRSGREMDEPTDPRLKNPAMFQSPRKTTEEESRPKDKPSDPKEREDKEGETEEK from the exons ATGCCAAGTACTCGCTCTCGAAGTGAAGACTTAGCGCTGCCAATTCCCGAACCGGAGCGTTTTATCACTGTATCACGTCGATTGCGACGTACTCGCACTCTTGTTCCTACTCTtacttctgaaccagttgaagaaTCAACCATGGGAGAACAGTCGCGTCCTCTCAAATCTTACGCTATTCCTTCGCAAGCTGAACCTCACAATAGCATTGCTTCTCCTGCTATTGAGGCGAATAATTTCGAGCTAAAGCCATCGCTGTTGTCAGCTGTACAACAAAACCAATTTTCTGGAAATGCGACGGAAGATCCTAATCTTCATCTGTCAGTGTTCCTGCAATACGCAGACACTTTAAAGGCGAATAATGTCAGTTCGGAAGCTATCCGACtgcgcctttttcctttttcactgAGGGATAGAGCTAGAGCCTGGCTCCAGTCTTTGCCCGCCAATTCTGTCACGACCTGGAATGAACTTAAGAAAGTCTTCCTGGCGCGTTATTTTCCACCTAGTAAGACCGCCATGCTAAGAGCCCAGATCAATGGGTTTAGACAAAAAGACAACGAGTCTTTATTCGAAGCGTGGGAGAGATACAAAGACATGCTTAGACTTTGTCCACATCATGGTTTAGAACAATGGTTAATCATCCATACCTTCTACTATGGTCTCCTCTACAATACGAGACTTACGATTGACGCCGCCGCAGGTGGCGCACTGATGGATAAAGAATATGCTGATGCCTACACACTTATCGAAAGTATGGCTCAAAACCATTATCAATGGGGAAGCGAGAGAGCTCAATCAGAGAAAAATTCTGGAGAGAAATCTTCAACGAAGAGTGGGACTTACGAGATAAGTAGCCTCGACCGCGTTAACGCCAAAGTCGATGCCCTAACTCAGAAGATTGAAAACTTCACTATAGCACCTGTAGCCGCCGTGGTTGCTGTTTCCCCAAATTGCGAAATATGCGGGATGTCTGGACATGCTGCCCCCGAATGCCAACTTTTGGCAGGAGTTTCTCCCGAaccagtaaactatgctcaaggaaacccctaCTCAAACACGTATAACCTAGGATGGAAGAATCACCCTAATTTCTCGTACAAGAACAATAATGCTTTGTACGCACCTGGTCAAGCACCCAGT TTAGCGACTAAAGTAGACGTGTTGGCCACTCACAACAAGATGCTCGAGACACAAATCTCTCAAGTGGCACagcaacaagcacctactgccgcACCTGCTGGGACATTTCCAGGACAGCCACAACCAAACCCAAAAGGACATGCTCATGCTATTATTCTGCGAAGTGGTAGAGAGATGGATGAACCGACTGACCCTAGGCTTAAAAACCCTGCTATGTTCCAAAGCCCTAGGAAGACAACTGAGGAGGAAAGTAGACCCAAGGATAAACCGAGTGATCCAAAAGAGAGAGAGGACAAAGAAGGCGAGACGGAGGAGAAATAA